One window of the Sander lucioperca isolate FBNREF2018 chromosome 5, SLUC_FBN_1.2, whole genome shotgun sequence genome contains the following:
- the tmem97 gene encoding sigma intracellular receptor 2 — protein CGNKTFSDSDSEFRHLPGAPKASRPIPSPVWDEWCVQERPHLPLRANGIHPGNTRFYDTLLLLTLVPVSYLSFALDNLEIMAIRVLEILFFFYFASHIPITLFIDLQALLPGHVYPQPLKDLMKWYASEFKDPMVLDPPQWFKSFIFCEALFQTPFFPVAAYAFLKGGCKWIRTPAILYATHVATTLVPILAHILFYQFPMTPHPGPQTMQERWLLVSIYFPYLLVPVLLLLTMLLSSTYNSTSKSGHKSAKSKKKN, from the exons tgtggcaataaaaccttttctgattctgattctgaattccGACATTTACCAGGAGCACCTAAAGCATCACGTCCAATACCTTCCCCTGTGTGGGATGAATGGTGCGTACAGGAACGCCCCCATCTCCCTCTGCGAGCCAATGGGATTCATCCTGGGAACACGCGTTTCTACGACACACTACTGCTGCTAACTTTGGTCCCAGTTTCTTATCTGTCATTTGCACTGGATAATTTAGAGATCATGGCTATCCGTGTATTAGAAATActatttttcttctattttgcCTCTCACATTCCTATTACATTATTTATTGACTTGCAAGCCCTGCTACCTGGACATGTGTATCCTCAGCCG CTGAAAGATCTTATGAAGTGGTATGCATCGGAGTTCAAAGACCCTATGGTGCTGGATCCGCCACAATGGTTTAAATCTTTTATTTTCTGCGAGGCATTGTTTCAAACGCCTTTCTTTCCAGTTGCAGCTTATGCTTTCTTAAAAG GTGGCTGTAAGTGGATCAGGACTCCTGCCATCCTGTATGCCACACATGTGGCCACCACCCTGGTCCCGATTCTAGCACACATCCTCTTTTATCAGTTCCCTATGACACCCCACCCTGGTCCCCAGACCATGCAGGAGCGATGGCTGCTGGTCTCCATATACTTTCCATACCTGCTGGTGCCTGTGCTGCTGCTCCTCACCATGTTGCTGTCCTCCACATACAACTCCACCTCCAAGTCTGGACACAAGTCAGCCAAATCCAAAAAGAAGAACTGA